Proteins encoded in a region of the Leishmania major strain Friedlin complete genome, chromosome 14 genome:
- the ELO3.4 gene encoding putative fatty acid elongase, with product MDILTRHLQAMADAVDFPYMDRWLEDYIDIPIVAMALYLVLVHVVSNTFMKNRPAYNLRTLNIVWNLFLSLFSFVGACYCVPRLYELVTAPAISGLEPSSLRYVANMTPAMRRNIVIPPGFREGVDAVSVRGSLDTSMCVFKDDMYRRNISGLLCLVFMFSKIPEMLDTAFLVFQKKPVIFLHWYHHVTVMLYCWHAWMSPTSSGLWFVSMNYSVHSIMYFYYFVAACGYSKLVRPVAPLITFLQIAQMVVGSIIAVYVFYMDQLGGGCDCRSSNAKLALMMYVSYFILFSNFFRSRYMKKKPKSTSPSTRPVRLYNDCKKYE from the coding sequence ATGGACATTCTCACGCGACACTTGCAGGCCATGGCGGACGCCGTCGACTTTCCGTATATGGATCGCTGGCTGGAGGACTACATTGACATTCCCATCGTCGCCATGGCACTGTACCTAGTCCTCGTCCATGTCGTGAGCAATACCTTTATGAAGAACCGCCCCGCCTACAACCTGCGCACCTTGAACATCGTGTGGAACTTGTTTCtgtccctcttctccttcgttGGCGCCTGCTACTGTGTGCCGCGGCTGTACGAGTTGGTGACGGCGCCCGCGATCAGCGGGTTGGAGCCGAGCTCGCTGCGATATGTTGCAAACATGACGCCGGCCATGCGCCGCAACATCGTCATCCCACCTGGGTTCCGCGAGGGCGTCGATGCTGTAAGCGTGCGCGGCTCGCTGGATACGTCGATGTGCGTCTTCAAGGATGACATGTACCGCCGCAACATCTCCGGACTCCTTTGTCTGGTCTTCATGTTCAGCAAGATCCCTGAGATGCTCGACACCGCCTTCCTTGTTTTTCAGAAGAAGCCCGTCATCTTCCTCCACTGGTATCACCACGTCACCGTCATGCTGTACTGCTGGCATGCGTGGATGTCGCCAACCAGCAGTGGGCTGTGGTTTGTCTCCATGAACTACAGCGTGCACTCCATCATGTACTTCTACTACTTTGTGGCGGCCTGCGGGTACAGCAAGCTGGTGCGCCCTGTCGCCCCGCTCATCACCTTCCTGCAGATTGCGCAGATGGTGGTCGGCAGCATCATTGCCGTGTATGTATTCTACATGGaccagctcggcggcggtTGCGACTGCCGCTCGTCGAACGCAAAACTGGCGTTGATGATGTACGTCTCCTACTTCATCCTCTTCAGCAACTTCTTCCGTAGCCGGTACATGAAGAAGAAGCCGAAGTCCACCTCACCGTCGACGCGACCGGTGAGGTTATACAACGACTGCAAGAAGTACGAGTGA
- the ELO4.1 gene encoding putative fatty acid elongase, which yields METVRGFWDRVNDYPRNFKSEHGRDFLDRYPDYPVYSTIAFLLVVFYLPGYIERHSIRLPIRYLVAAWNLFLSVVSTYGTIQVTMQIPYLLRTRTLHNTMCELPIADGRDDNLVSRRAAVVYAHQQGLMKRGVVFKWVRTPADIQQRDAALFYDGPSTFAIAMFGYLKTPELLDTLFLVLQRKPVSFLHWYHHIVTAIYVWLSSYMPMPSGIVFCAMNYFVHSFMYFYYFLVMMGLRKSIRPFAPVITLLQVLQMFIGMYITVYTYFQYWLGPEYSNTLFFQFFEVVLSNAYYAYCNAKSIVTTGALASQVPAFDMSDRFWGCDSDPTCMRMGMLMYGSYCVLFAVLFKELYLDKRVHENSLVLARAHCSSDQAN from the coding sequence ATGGAGACAGTTCGCGGCTTCTGGGATCGGGTAAACGACTACCCGCGCAACTTCAAGTCCGAGCACGGCCGCGACTTCCTCGATCGCTACCCCGACTACCCAGTGTACTCGACGATCGCGTTTCTGCTCGTTGTCTTCTACCTGCCGGGCTACATTGAGCGGCACAGCATCCGGCTGCCTATCCGCTACCTTGTGGCTGCGTGGAACCTGTTTCTCTCGGTCGTCTCCACCTATGGCACGATACAGGTCACCATGCAAATTCCGtacctgctgcgcacgcgcaccttACACAACACCATGTGCGAGCTGCCCATCGCGGACGGTCGTGATGACAACCTTGTGTCGCgtcgcgccgccgttgtTTATGCGCACCAGCAGGGGCTCATGAAGCGCGGTGTCGTCTTTAAGTGGGTACGCACGCCGGCTGACATTCAGCAACGCGATGCCGCGCTCTTCTACGACGGTCCCTCCACGTTCGCTATTGCGATGTTTGGCTACCTCAAGACACCCGAGCTGCTCGACACGCTCTtcctggtgctgcagcgcaagccCGTCTCCTTTCTGCACTGGTACCACCACATCGTCACCGCCATCTACGTGTGGCTGTCGTCGTACATGCCAATGCCGAGTGGCATCGTCTTCTGCGCCATGAACTACTTCGTGCACTCCTTCATGTACTTCTACTACTTCCTCGTCATGATGGGGCTGCGCAAGTCGATTCGCCCCTTCGCACCGGTGatcacgctgctgcaggtgctgcagatGTTCATTGGCATGTACATCACCGTGTACACGTACTTCCAGTACTGGCTGGGCCCCGAGTACAGCAACACGCTCTTCTTCCAGTTCTTCGAGGTGGTGCTCAGCAATGCCTACTACGCCTACTGCAACGCGAAGAGCATCGTGACGACTggcgcgctggcgtcgcAGGTGCCCGCGTTCGACATGTCTGACCGGTTCTGGGGCTGTGACAGCGACCCGACCTGCATGCGCATGGGCATGCTGATGTATGGCAGCTACTGCGTGCTGTTCGCGGTGCTGTTCAAGGAGCTGTACCTGGACAAGCGCGTGCACGAGAACAGCCTCGtgctggcgcgcgcgcactgcTCAAGCGATCAAGCGAACTAA
- the ELO4.2 gene encoding putative fatty acid elongase has product MEALRAAWDWINYRPRRFSAENGRDFLDRYPDYPVYATVLYLLAVLYLPDLLARRQINLPIKYIVAAWNLFLSVVSTYGVFCIYGHIQDVFSVRTFHNSVCELLATSGANDIITLRAIRVHAHQQTLIEQRHLPVKWVRSTPEVAKEITSLYDGAAGFSVAMFMYLKTPELLDTLFLVLQRKPVSFLHWYHHIVTAIYVWLSSYMPMPSGIVFCAMNYFVHSFMYFYYFLVMMGLRKSIRPFAPVITLLQVLQMFIGMYITVYTYFQYWLGPEYSNTLFFQFFEVVLSNAYYAYCNAKSVVTTGALASQVPAFDMSDRFWGCDSDPTCMRMGMLMYGSYCVLFAVLFKELYLDKRVHENSLVLARKEQQAREDKVKSKMNGNGVTTPAAAGAKPTAA; this is encoded by the coding sequence ATGGAAGCGCTGCGGGCTGCGTGGGACTGGATCAACTACCGCCCTCGCCGGTTCAGCGCGGAGAATGGCCGCGACTTCCTCGATCGCTACCCCGACTACCCGGTGTATGCCACGGTACTCTACCTGCTGGCAGTGTTGTATTTGCCAGACCTCCTAGCTCGCCGGCAGATCAACCTCCCCATCAAGTACATCGTCGCCGCCTGGAACCTGTTTCTCTCGGTCGTCTCCACCTACGGTGTTTTCTGCATTTATGGGCACATCCAAGATGTTTTCTCGGTGCGCACGTTCCACAACTCCGTGTGCGAGCTGCTCGCCACCAGTGGCGCCAACGACATCATCACGCTGCGCGCCATCCGCGTGCATGCACATCAGCAGACGCTCATCGAGCAGCGTCATCTGCCGGTGAAGTGGGTGCGCTCAACGCCGGAGGTAGCGAAAGAGATAACTTCGCTCTacgatggcgccgctggGTTTAGTGTGGCCATGTTCATGTACCTTAAGACACCCGAGCTGCTCGACACGCTCTtcctggtgctgcagcgcaagccCGTCTCCTTTCTGCACTGGTACCACCACATCGTCACCGCCATCTACGTGTGGCTGTCGTCGTACATGCCAATGCCGAGTGGCATCGTCTTCTGCGCCATGAACTACTTCGTGCACTCCTTCATGTACTTCTACTACTTCCTCGTCATGATGGGGCTGCGCAAGTCGATTCGCCCCTTCGCACCGGTGatcacgctgctgcaggtgctgcagatGTTCATTGGCATGTACATCACCGTGTACACGTACTTCCAGTACTGGCTAGGCCCCGAGTACAGCAACACGCTCTTCTTCCAGTTCTTCGAGGTGGTGCTCAGCAATGCCTACTACGCCTACTGCAACGCGAAGAGCGTCGTGACGACTggcgcgctggcgtcgcAGGTGCCCGCGTTCGACATGTCTGACCGGTTCTGGGGCTGTGACAGCGACCCGACCTGCATGCGCATGGGCATGCTGATGTATGGCAGCTACTGCGTGCTGTTCGCGGTGCTGTTCAAGGAGCTGTACCTGGACAAGCGCGTGCACGAGAACAGCCTCGTGCTGGCGCgcaaggagcagcaggcgaggGAGGACAAAGTCAAAAGCAAGATGAACGGCAATGGCGTCAccacccccgccgccgccggcgcgaaGCCCACGGCGGCGTAG